CCTGAATGTTCTTATCCGCTTGATATGCCTTAGACTGGTCTTGGGGGACATGTTCGGTAAAGACACTTGAATCATACTCCCCTTCGATGCGGTTGTACGTGATACGGTCAATGACTATGTCGGCCTTAGCCTGAACAATCAGCCGCGCGACCTTGGCGATGAATTCTTCGGGGTTGACCTTGAACTGGCTGAACTTGTCAGCCCTGATGCCGAAGAGAATCTCAGCAGCGCACTTGCGGGTGATCGTGGCCGCCTGGGCAATCTCGCCCAGCAGGTCATAGGAGACATCATTGTTGGCGTCCGAGTCTAGATTGTAGGTTTCGCTTCGCTTGCCTGTGAAATGAGTGCCATGTTCAAGATCGTCTCTGGAAGCGTAAGTTTCCTGGATGCCTTGTGTCTTTGTGTAGGAGAGCCTACTGACTGTAAGACCTCGCTCACTATTCGTACCGTTGATGGCTTCAATAGCGTTATCGACAAGCTCTTTGTCGTCGAAGTTGACAGTGTACGCATACTTGTGGTTGATACGTTTCCAGAGTTCCTGGAATTCCCGCTTGTCCCAGTTGTCGTTCAGTGGATTCGAGATAATCTTGGCAGCCATGCCGTTAGCTATCATGTTCTTAGCAGTCGCTTGTTCCAAAACTGTATTTAGAACATAGGTGACAGCACTAATCTTTTCCGTAGACATATGCAGCTTTATTAGCTCTTCATTGCTTAGTTGCAGTCCAACTTCTTTATATTTATCCGTTAACTGATCATTATCATCATCGACAAGGTAATGGTGTATGAGCAAACGGTGAAGTCTCTTAGACTCTTCTTTGCTAAACGTAATATATCTTTTCGGCTCATCGTTACTAATATCATCGGCTTCAGAAAGTAACTGCACCGGGAAAGGCTTAAGTTTAGCAAAGAATGCATCGTCAATGGACACAGGCTGCTGATCAAGTTCAGCGCTCATGTCCTTCTGAAGTGCATCGGTGAATTCAGCATAACTTTCTGAAGCAATGACAGTAAGCTTGTTGATGTCTTGGACCTGGTCACCAAGCACATTGATATCCTGCCTGACACCATTCTTGTCAACACACAGGCGCAGGCCGCGACCGACCTCCTGGCGTTTGCTAATTTCGGAATTCGAGTGCTTCAGGGTACAAATCTGGAAAATGTTCGGATTGTCCCATCCTTCACGCAGTGCAGAATGGCTAAAGATGAACCTCGTCGGCTCGTCGAAACTCAGCAGCCGTTCCTTGTCGCGGAGAATCAAATCGTAATCGCTCTCGTCGTCGCCGACCTGTTCCTTACCCTTGGTTTTGGTATCGACGCTATGGCCATTCTTATCGATACTGAAATATCCCTTGTGAACATCACCTGCATCGGCCCTGCGCAGATAATCGAGATAGCCGTGTCCGTCGTCAAGCCGCCCCTGGAGGAAAAGATGGACACATTTGTCGTATTCCTCCTCGAAGATGCGCGCGTACTCGCCTTTCACAGGCTTGTTGTCCTCATCGTACTGGCGGTATTTGGATACCTCATCGATAAAAAACAGGCTCAGACATTTGATGCCCCGTTCCCAGAGAGACTCTTCCTTCTCCAAGTGGCTCCAAATCGTCTCCCGAATTTGCACACGCCGAAGATCACGCTCGCTGGAATCATTGATGACTTCACCGCGATGCACTTCGACGCCGTTGAGGAAACGAACGTATCCGAGCCTGCCATCTTGATCCGGGACGATACCATCGGGCGCAATCTGCCAATCATCGCGATAGGCCTCTATCTCACGGGAAGCGGTATATAGGTTATCGCCTTCGTTGAAGGTTCCCATCGCAGTGACAATGCGTCCGCTTGCATTGATTTTTTTGTATTCCAACACTGCCTGCGGGGCCTTGTTCCGACTTACACGAATGTCCTGCAGATACACATACTCATCGGTGCCGCTCATGTTCCTCAGTTCGAAACCCTTGACCTCGATACGTTTTACCAGACGCTGGTTATATGCATCCAGCGCGTCGAGCTTGTACACCAGATCATGGTGTTGCTTGTGCGTGGCCGAATAGTTCAGCACGAACAGCGGCTTGAACAGGCCGATGCCCTTCTGGGTCGCTTTGCCACCCATCTTTTGTGGCTCGTCGAGAATCACGATTGGACGCACAGCGCTGATGACATCGATAGGCCTACGGGAGCCGAACTCGTCACGTTCGGTAAACATGATGCGAGAAGCCTTACTTTTCCCCTTCTCTTTCATTGAGGTGTTGAACGCCTGCATGTTGATAATCATGACCTGGATGTCGGAACTGCCCGCGAACCTATCCAATTCAGTAAGGTTGCCAGAATCATAAATGAACCAATTGAGTCGTTTACGATACCCCTCAGTCCCATCCACACCAGCGGTATAGAAATACTGCCTAGTAGATTCCAACGACTGAGCCACGCCCTCACGTATGGCTATCGACGGAACGACAATGATGAATTTCGTCCACCCGTACTGGCGGTTGAGCTCAAGGATCGTCTTAGTGTAGACGAAGGTTTTGCCGGTGCCTGTCTCCATCTCAACATCAAGTTCGACCGCTCCATTGCCTTCATACAGCTCGTTGGACGTAGGAAGCCCCTGGCGCCCCTGTACCTTCTTTAGATTGTCCTGAAGACCGTGCTTGTCAAGCGCGATATCCGCGTTACGGTAGCCAGCCGAATCGTCCATATCGGAACCCGCGAAAAGACCTACGTTCCCATGAAGCATATTCTGCCTAATATCGGTCTTGCTGACACCCAGGTCACGGACATAGCTCAGTCGCCCCTGCAGAGGCTGACCTTTGAACACATCAACCACGGCTTTGGCAGCATCAGACTGATACTCGTACTGTGAAAATTTGAATTTCATAACTTTTGGTCACAACACCTTGGTAATAGTCACTGGCTTACCATTGACACCGCACTGCTTAAAAATCTCGGCGAAATTAGTCTTCGCGGCACTGTTCGGGAACGCTTTTTCAGACATAACTGCATATGAAGGATGGAGTTCCGCGATAGCACGTACCACCTTCTCTGGAAGATCGGCATCGAAACAAGCAATAAGCTGGCCGTCATTCACGTTAAAGACCGTGAAACTATCAAATTCCTCTTCGTCCATTGTCTTGATGTCGGCATCATACTGAATCTGGAAAGTCGGCAACACTTCGAACAGCAAATCCATCGGAGACCGATCAGACTCCACGTTATCGACAAAATCAGTAAGAGCACCCTGCTCCACCTGCCCGGGCAACACACGAACATCCTTATAATTGGAATCTTCTATACGAAACACACGAAACCCAATATCTGGAACTCTCTTAGGACTAGCATCAAGTTCAAGCTGCGTATTCGATTCTTCAATCTGCTGCACTATTTGATTTCCAGCGCGACGAATTCTTTCTTCGCCGATTTCGCAAATCGTACTATACCCGGCTTGGGCGGCCTCGGAGTCATTATTGCATGATTCAGGAAGCTGAATCATAATAAACTTACGATTATTCCCATCATGAGCATTCAATTCAATTGTAGCGTGTGCACTTGCTGCACTACCCGAGAAAAAGTCAAGCACAATATCTTGCCTATCCACTCCAGCAAGTTCCATACAACGCTCTATCAAAGCAGGAGGCTTTGGGGTATCAAACACATTTGATAACTTAAATAGTTCCTTCATACCTGACTTAGTTTGTCTCATCGCAGGTAAATCATTCCAAATAGTCATCCAGGGTTTTGTCGGATTTTCTGCAGCATACTCACGGGTATATGGAATCCATGTCCCACTTCTCTGTTTCCAAATTAAATCCCCATGATTATCAAGTTCATTAACCTTGTCGAGACCAGCAGACCAACACCCTTCTCGACCATCTTCACGAATCGGCCAAATTTCGGTTTGATCCGGCGAAATAAGTGGATAAAACATGCTTGGTCTATCACTTCGAAGACTATTCTTACCATTTTTTCGCAGTAACCTATCGCGCCAATATCTTCCTTGCTTATCAGGACCCTTATACGCCTTAACAAGATCTGGCGCATAACGCTGCCTCAGCTTAGCTGTTGAACTATTTTTGCAGTACAAAAGAATATATTCATGGTCTGGAGTAATTACAGCATGATTGTCGTTAGGGCTATCAACTTTTCTCCAAATAAAACAGGCGACAAAATTATCTCTTCCGAATATCTCATCGCATATCCGCTCGCAGTTATTTACCTCGTTATCATCTATACTGATAAAAATCGTTCCATCTGAAGTTAACATATCTCGCGCTAACAGCAGGCGCGGATAAATCATCGAGCACCAATCAGAATGGAAACGACCATTACTTTCTAAATTCGAAACTAACCGGCCACCACTTTCATCATATGTACCATCGTCAGCACGATTCTCAATAGCCGTTTTGGCGAAATTATCTTTATAGATACGATCATTACCCGTGTTGTAGGGCGGATCGATATAAATCATCTTCACCTTGCCGGCATAGGTGTCGCGGAGAATCTTCAACGCGTCCAGATTGTCACCTTCGATGTAAAGATTTTTGGTTGTGTCCCAGTTTTTACTACATTCCTTGATTGGTCTCAGGGTTTTGGAGATGGGTGTTCTAGCCTCGACTTTCGCGGTGCGTTTGCCCGGCCAGGTGAACTGGTAGCGTTCGCGTGTGCCTTCGGCGACATCACCTAGCTCTTCGCGTAATACATCAAAATCAATACTCTTTTTTACTTCACCGGTTTCTTCGTCACGAACCTCAGTGGCCGTGTTCGGAAACAACTCGATAATCCTTTGGATATTCTCGTCGGTAATGTCAGTTGTAGCTGTCTTGATCTCGTCCATCATTGGCTTATTTACTTCCATCCTGCTGCTCCTACATGCCATCGATTTCCGAAAGCTCTCGTTTTATATCTTGTATTCTACTGAACAGCCTGTTCCGTGTCGCCACCTGCACAGTGCGCATGTGTCGTTCCCGTAAAGTGTCAAGCTCATCCTCCAACTGCTCACGCCGAATCTTCAAAGCAAGACGACAGTCGAAATCAGCACCTTCCAGCGAGCCAAATTCTATTTGCGAACATATCGAGTCCCATGCCACGTCTAAATCCTCTCCCGATAATTTGAAACTTAGCTCACTCGTTTCCAGCCACTCCCCATGAAGAATAACGGACGACTCCAAACCCACACTCTGGTGAGCCGGACGCCATGCGCATGCGATAGTCTGCAAACCATCGTTACAAATGAAGGCTATTTTATTGGCGTTGTTTCGAGAGATGTGTTCAATGACGTCAGTTGGCAACACATGCCGTTTCACCATAAGGGCAAGCACCAGAATTTCGCTGACATCCTTGCCGGCAGGAATGCGTGTTTCTTTCTCCCTGATTGAAGCGATGACCGTAATCGAATCCACGTCCTCGATGAAACTGCGTTTCAATGAGGCGCTTATCTTATTGTGTCGGTAGAAAGTTTCCTTGGGCAGCCTGCCCCTACGCTGATCCACCGCTGTTACGCTTGGCAGCCCCAGACTGATGGCGTTTATGGGCCCACATGACACAACTGTCATATTTACCTCCTCTTCGCTCGGACCACAAGGAAGCAAATCAGCTCGAAATCATCGAGTCCCTGCACATCTTTGTCAAGAAAGCTGGTTCCCTTATCGCCAAAGAAACTCTCCATGGCATTGACATCATTCCCAAAGACAATCGATTCGACCGAAGTCTGAAGCAACAGTGAGACACTATGCATGTCTTTGCCATTTTTAGTCTCCCGATTAAAAGGCCTGTAGAGCGTCTCGTCTGGCCT
This Bifidobacterium sp. ESL0790 DNA region includes the following protein-coding sequences:
- a CDS encoding DEAD/DEAH box helicase family protein; its protein translation is MKFKFSQYEYQSDAAKAVVDVFKGQPLQGRLSYVRDLGVSKTDIRQNMLHGNVGLFAGSDMDDSAGYRNADIALDKHGLQDNLKKVQGRQGLPTSNELYEGNGAVELDVEMETGTGKTFVYTKTILELNRQYGWTKFIIVVPSIAIREGVAQSLESTRQYFYTAGVDGTEGYRKRLNWFIYDSGNLTELDRFAGSSDIQVMIINMQAFNTSMKEKGKSKASRIMFTERDEFGSRRPIDVISAVRPIVILDEPQKMGGKATQKGIGLFKPLFVLNYSATHKQHHDLVYKLDALDAYNQRLVKRIEVKGFELRNMSGTDEYVYLQDIRVSRNKAPQAVLEYKKINASGRIVTAMGTFNEGDNLYTASREIEAYRDDWQIAPDGIVPDQDGRLGYVRFLNGVEVHRGEVINDSSERDLRRVQIRETIWSHLEKEESLWERGIKCLSLFFIDEVSKYRQYDEDNKPVKGEYARIFEEEYDKCVHLFLQGRLDDGHGYLDYLRRADAGDVHKGYFSIDKNGHSVDTKTKGKEQVGDDESDYDLILRDKERLLSFDEPTRFIFSHSALREGWDNPNIFQICTLKHSNSEISKRQEVGRGLRLCVDKNGVRQDINVLGDQVQDINKLTVIASESYAEFTDALQKDMSAELDQQPVSIDDAFFAKLKPFPVQLLSEADDISNDEPKRYITFSKEESKRLHRLLIHHYLVDDDNDQLTDKYKEVGLQLSNEELIKLHMSTEKISAVTYVLNTVLEQATAKNMIANGMAAKIISNPLNDNWDKREFQELWKRINHKYAYTVNFDDKELVDNAIEAINGTNSERGLTVSRLSYTKTQGIQETYASRDDLEHGTHFTGKRSETYNLDSDANNDVSYDLLGEIAQAATITRKCAAEILFGIRADKFSQFKVNPEEFIAKVARLIVQAKADIVIDRITYNRIEGEYDSSVFTEHVPQDQSKAYQADKNIQDYVFPDGTSANSVEARFARSLDEAGEVAVYAKLPRGFQIPTPMGGYAPDWAIAFNENGEIKHLYFVAETKGTMEAPELRSIEKSKVDCAYRLFNKFHLADDVRYEQVNNYENLLDLVKGLEKNN
- a CDS encoding site-specific DNA-methyltransferase, yielding MEVNKPMMDEIKTATTDITDENIQRIIELFPNTATEVRDEETGEVKKSIDFDVLREELGDVAEGTRERYQFTWPGKRTAKVEARTPISKTLRPIKECSKNWDTTKNLYIEGDNLDALKILRDTYAGKVKMIYIDPPYNTGNDRIYKDNFAKTAIENRADDGTYDESGGRLVSNLESNGRFHSDWCSMIYPRLLLARDMLTSDGTIFISIDDNEVNNCERICDEIFGRDNFVACFIWRKVDSPNDNHAVITPDHEYILLYCKNSSTAKLRQRYAPDLVKAYKGPDKQGRYWRDRLLRKNGKNSLRSDRPSMFYPLISPDQTEIWPIREDGREGCWSAGLDKVNELDNHGDLIWKQRSGTWIPYTREYAAENPTKPWMTIWNDLPAMRQTKSGMKELFKLSNVFDTPKPPALIERCMELAGVDRQDIVLDFFSGSAASAHATIELNAHDGNNRKFIMIQLPESCNNDSEAAQAGYSTICEIGEERIRRAGNQIVQQIEESNTQLELDASPKRVPDIGFRVFRIEDSNYKDVRVLPGQVEQGALTDFVDNVESDRSPMDLLFEVLPTFQIQYDADIKTMDEEEFDSFTVFNVNDGQLIACFDADLPEKVVRAIAELHPSYAVMSEKAFPNSAAKTNFAEIFKQCGVNGKPVTITKVL
- a CDS encoding DUF4391 domain-containing protein produces the protein MTVVSCGPINAISLGLPSVTAVDQRRGRLPKETFYRHNKISASLKRSFIEDVDSITVIASIREKETRIPAGKDVSEILVLALMVKRHVLPTDVIEHISRNNANKIAFICNDGLQTIACAWRPAHQSVGLESSVILHGEWLETSELSFKLSGEDLDVAWDSICSQIEFGSLEGADFDCRLALKIRREQLEDELDTLRERHMRTVQVATRNRLFSRIQDIKRELSEIDGM